Proteins co-encoded in one Brassica oleracea var. oleracea cultivar TO1000 chromosome C4, BOL, whole genome shotgun sequence genomic window:
- the LOC106338127 gene encoding ankyrin repeat-containing protein At5g02620-like: PALHSASRNGHVKVVKALLASEPAIAIRMDKKGQTALHIAAKGTNVEVVEELINADRSSINIADTKGNTALHIADRKGRSHIVKLLLDNNITDTKAVNRTGEMALDTAEKVGNPEVALILQKHGVPSAKTIKPSGTTNPARELKQTVSDIKHEVHNQLEHTRQTRRRVQGIAKQLNKMHTEGLNNAINSTTVVAVLIATVAFAAIFTVPGQYVEDTSNLPDGHSLGEANIASTTPFIIFFIFDFIALFISLAVVVVQTSVVVIESKAKKQMMAVINRLACVLMRSHLRFEEDLNLFKMVLMLKVGSNTFYPDFSHRFEEQEGCVLVTESSSVDSTSNVKAPVKREGSPIEKIEPAFYQSSANNHGPSGVKIRASVKKDLVNQFDPQLSEGSSKIFINFSVGQSCGSYRTTNHQYKISFLETTRVRDCDFPCEVSGFDPANYRDILDGSLNSD, translated from the exons CCCGCGTTACACTCTGCGTCAAGAAACGGTCACGTGAAGGTCGTCAAGGCTCTATTAGCATCAGAGCCAGCTATCGCAATAAGGATGGACAAGAAAGGCCAAACGGCGCTTCACATAGCAGCCAAAGGAACAAACGTGGAGGTCGTAGAGGAGCTTATCAATGCGGATAGATCATCTATCAATATAGCAGACACAAAGGGAAACACTGCGCTGCACATCGCAGATAGAAAAGGCAGATCACATATCGTCAAATTGCTGCTAGACAACAACATAACAGACACAAAAGCTGTTAACAGAACAGGCGAAATGGCGCTCGACACAGCGGAGAAGGTTGGGAATCCAGAGGTGGCTCTCATCTTGCAGAAGCACGGCGTCCCCAGCGCCAAGACCATTAAGCCCTCAGGGACTACTAACCCTGCTCGTGAACTGAAACAGACAGTGAGCGATATCAAGCATGAGGTTCATAATCAGCTTGAGCATACGCGCCAGACCAGAAGACGCGTTCAAGGAATCGCAAAACAGCTCAACAAAATGCACACGGAAGGTCTCAACAACGCGATCAACTCAACCACTGTCGTCGCCGTGCTGATAGCTACCGTGGCGTTCGCAGCTATCTTCACTGTCCCGGGGCAGTACGTAGAAGACACAAGCAACCTTCCAGATGGACATTCATTAGGAGAAGCCAACATTGCATCAACGACACCATTCATAATATTCTTCATCTTTGACTTCATCGCACTCTTCATCTCCTTGGCAGTTGTGGTGGTTCAGACGTCGGTGGTGGTGATAGAGAGCAAGGCCAAGAAACAGATGATGGCTGTGATAAACAGACTCGCATGCGTTCTCATGCGTTCTCATCTCCGTTTTGAGGAGGATCTCAATTTGTTTAAAATGGTTTTGATGTTAAAG GTAGGTTCGAATACGTTCTACCCTGATTTTTCTCATCGGTTCGAAGAGCAAGAG GGTTGTGTGCTGGTAACCGAAAGTTCTTCTGTGGACTCTACATCTAATGTGAAGGCTCCTGTTAAACGTGAAGGATCCCCAATCGAAAAAATAGAGCCAGCCTTTTACCAGAGTTCTGCTAACAATCATGGTCCATCG GGCGTGAAGATTCGTGCGTCTGTGAAGAAGGATTTGGTTAATCAATTTGATCCACAGCTGTCAGAAGGTAGTTCAAAGATATTCATCAACTTCTCAGTGGGACAGTCATGTGGTTCATACCGAACTACTAACCATCAATACAAGATCTCTTTCCTTGAAACCACACGTGTTAGAGATTGCGATTTTCCTTGTGAGGTTTCCGGGTTTGATCCTGCAAACTACCGTGATATTCTTGATGGGTCACTCAATTCGGACTAA
- the LOC106342785 gene encoding poly [ADP-ribose] polymerase 1 isoform X1: MASPDKPWRAEYAKSSRSSCKSCKSPINKETFRLGKLVQATQFDGVMPMWHHASCILKKTKQIKSADDVEGLESLRWEDQQKIRQYVESGAGNNTTSTSTASSGGNAKLEYGIEVSQTSRAGCRKCSEKILKGEVRVFSKPEGPGNKGLMWHHARCFLEMSPSTELKSLSGWGSIPDSDQEALLPLVKKGQQAAKTAGTKRRNDSDDNEKSKQAKTMSASGALQPCSKDKEMEAQSKELWNLKDDLKKHVTTAELREMLEINEQSTRGSELDLRDKCADGMMFGPLALCPVCSGHVSFSGGIYRCNGYISEWSKCSHATSDPVRIKGKWKIPEETENQFLVKWNKSQKSVKPERILNPISPAGTSQGQGSKAAADSLRSEKLDDLRVSIAGSSKERQAWKKKIEEAGAEFHAKVKKGTSCLVVCGQTDMEDSEMRKARRMKVAVVREDYLVDCFKKQRKLPFDKYKLEDAGEGMVTVKVKGRSAVHEASGLQEHCHILEDGNSIYNTTLSMSDLSTGINSYYILQIIQEDKGSDCYVFRKWGRVGNEKIGGNKLEEMEKSDAVHEFKRLFLEKTANTWESWEQKKNFQKQPGKFLPLDIDYGVNKQVAKKEPVQTISSLAPPLVELMKILFDVETYRTAMMEFEINMSEMPLGKLSKHNIQKGFEALTEIQRLLTESDPQSSIKENLLVDASNRFFTMIPSVHPHIIRDEDDFKSKVKMLEALQDIEIASRLVGFDTDSTESLDDKYKKLHCDISPLSHDSEDYRLIEKYLNTTHAPTHTEWSLELEEVFALEREGEFDKYAPHREKLGNKMLLWHGSRLTNFVGILNQGLRIAPPEAPATGYMFGKGIYFADLVSKSAQYCYTSKENPVGLMLLSEVALGEIHELTKAKYMDKPPRGKHSTKGLGKKVPQDSEFAKWRDDVTVPCGKPVPSKAKASELMYNEYIVYNTAQVKLQFLLKVRFKHKR, encoded by the exons ATGGCGAGCCCAGATAAGCCGTGGAGGGCTGAGTATGCAAAGTCGTCGAGGTCTTCCTGCAAGTCTTGCAAGTCCCCCATCAACAAGGAGACCTTTCGCCTTGGAAAGCTTGTTCAAGCCACTCAATTCGATGGCGTCATGCCC ATGTGGCACCATGCTTCTTGTATACTCAAGAAAACCAAGCAGATTAAATC AGCTGATGATGTTGAAGGCTTAGAATCACTTCGTTGGGAAGATCAGCAAAAGATTAGACAATATGTCGAATCTGGAGCAGGGAATAATACCACAAGCACGAGCACGGCCAGTAGCGGTGGCAATGCCAAGCTAGAATATGGGATTGAAGTGTCACAAACTTCTCGTGCTGGGTGCAGAAAATGCAGCGAGAAAATCTTGAAAGGAGAG GTACGTGTATTCTCTAAGCCTGAAGGCCCGGGTAACAAGGGGTTGATGTGGCACCACGCAAGATGTTTCCTTGAAATGTCTCCCTCTACTGAACTGAAAAGTTTGTCTGGGTGGGGAAGCATACCAGACTCAGATCAAGAAGCTCTTCTTCCCTTGGTGAAGAAAGGTCAGCAAGCAGCCAAAACTG CAGGCACAAAAAGAAGAAATGATTCTGATGACAACGAGAAGTCAAAACAAGCTAAGACTATGTCTGCAAGCGGTGCTTTACAACCTTGTAGCAAAGACAAGGAAATGGAGGCACAAAGTAAGGAACTGTGGAACCTGAAGGATGACCTGAAAAAACATGTTACAACAGCTGAGTTGCGGGAGATGCTTGAAATAAATGAACAAAGTACAAGAGGATCAGAACTTGATCTGCGGGATAAGTG TGCTGATGGCATGATGTTTGGTCCACTCGCTCTCTGCCCTGTTTGCTCTGGTCATGTTTCCTTTTCTGGAGGAATTTACCGATGCAATGGTTACATTTCGGAATGGAGCAAATGTTCTCATGCCACTTCTGATCCAGTCCGCATCAAAGGGAAGTGGAAAATCCCTGAAGAAACAGAAAATCAGTTCCTTGTGAAG TGGAATAAGTCGCAGAAGAGTGTGAAGCCAGAACGTATTTTGAACCCTATATCACCCGCTGGAACATCCCAGGGTCAAGGTTCTAAAGCTGCAGCTGACTCATTAAGGAGCGAAAAGCTGGATGATCTTAGAGTTTCAATTGCCGGATCCTCTAAGGAACGC CAAGCATGGAAGAAGAAAATTGAGGAAGCCGGAGCAGAATTTCATGCTAAAGTTAAAAAAG GTACAAGCTGTTTGGTTGTCTGTGGCCAGACAGATATGGAAGATTCTGAAATGAGAAAGGCAAG GAGGATGAAAGTGGCAGTCGTTAGAGAGGATTATTTGGTTGACTGTTTCAAAAAGCAGAGGAAGCTTCCATTTGACAAGTACAAACTTGAAGATGCTGGTGAGGGCATGGTCACTGTTAAAGTAAAAGGGCGAAGTGCTGTGCATGAGGCATCTGGCCTCCAAGAGCACTGTCACATTCTTGAAGATGGGAACAGTATCTATAACACAACTCTGAGCATGTCTGATCTTTCTACCGGTATCAATAGTTATTACATACTCCAGATTATCCAAGAAGATAAAGGTTCAGATTGCTACGTGTTTCGTAAATGGGGCCGAGTTGGAAATGAAAAGATTGGAGGTAACAAACTGGAGGAGATGGAAAAGTCTGATGCAGTTCATGAATTCAAACGTCTATTTCTTGAAAAGACTGCAAACACATGGGAATCTTGGGAACAAAAAAAGAATTTCCAGAAACAACCTGGAAAATTTCTCCCATTGGACATT GATTATGGAGTAAACAAGCAAGTAGCAAAGAAAGAGCCAGTTCAGACCATTAGCAGCCTTGCTCCTCCATTAGTAGAATTGATGAAGATTCTTTTTGATGTGGAAACATACCG AACTGCTATGATGGAGTTCGAGATAAACATGTCGGAGATGCCACTTGGGAAACTTAGCAAACACAATATACAGAAGG GTTTTGAGGCATTGACAGAGATACAGAGGCTGTTGACTGAAAGCGACCCCCAGTCTTCTATCAAAGAAAACTTGCTTGTTGATGCTAGCAATAGATTTTTTACCATGATCCCTTCAGTTCATCCTCATATTATTCGAGATGAAGATGACTTTAAGTCAAAG GTGAAAATGCTCGAGGCGCTGCAGGACATCGAAATAGCTTCGAGATTAGTTGGCTTTGATACTGATAGCACTGAATCACTGGATGATAAATATAAGAAACTGCATTGCGATATTTCACCACTTTCTCATGATAGTGAGGATTATCGGTTGATTGAGAAGTATCTTAACACAACTCATGCCCCAACACATACG GAGTGGAGCCTTGAACTGGAGGAAGTTTTTGCCCTCGAAAGAGAAGGAGAGTTTGATAAATATGCTCCGCACAGGGAAAAACTTGGCAATAAGATGCTCCTATGGCATG GTTCTCGGTTGACAAACTTTGTTGGAATTCTGAACCAAGGACTGAGAATTGCGCCTCCAGAAGCTCCTGCTACTGGATACATG TTTGGCAAGGGGATTTACTTTGCTGACCTTGTCAGTAAAAGTGCCCAGTACTGCTACACTTCTAAGGAAAACCCGGTGGGTCTAATGCTTCTGAGCGAAGTTGCATTGGGAGAAATACATGAGCTAACAAAAGCCAAG TACATGGATAAACCTCCGAGGGGGAAACACTCGACCAAAGGGCTTGGCAAGAAAGTGCCTCAGGATTCAGAGTTTGCCAAGTGGAGAGATGATGTGACAGTTCCTTGTGGAAAACCTGTTCCATCGAAGGCCAAGGCTTCTGAGCTTATGTACAACGAGTATATCGTCTACAATACTGCCCAG
- the LOC106342785 gene encoding poly [ADP-ribose] polymerase 1 isoform X2, which yields MASPDKPWRAEYAKSSRSSCKSCKSPINKETFRLGKLVQATQFDGVMPMWHHASCILKKTKQIKSADDVEGLESLRWEDQQKIRQYVESGAGNNTTSTSTASSGGNAKLEYGIEVSQTSRAGCRKCSEKILKGEVRVFSKPEGPGNKGLMWHHARCFLEMSPSTELKSLSGWGSIPDSDQEALLPLVKKGQQAAKTGTKRRNDSDDNEKSKQAKTMSASGALQPCSKDKEMEAQSKELWNLKDDLKKHVTTAELREMLEINEQSTRGSELDLRDKCADGMMFGPLALCPVCSGHVSFSGGIYRCNGYISEWSKCSHATSDPVRIKGKWKIPEETENQFLVKWNKSQKSVKPERILNPISPAGTSQGQGSKAAADSLRSEKLDDLRVSIAGSSKERQAWKKKIEEAGAEFHAKVKKGTSCLVVCGQTDMEDSEMRKARRMKVAVVREDYLVDCFKKQRKLPFDKYKLEDAGEGMVTVKVKGRSAVHEASGLQEHCHILEDGNSIYNTTLSMSDLSTGINSYYILQIIQEDKGSDCYVFRKWGRVGNEKIGGNKLEEMEKSDAVHEFKRLFLEKTANTWESWEQKKNFQKQPGKFLPLDIDYGVNKQVAKKEPVQTISSLAPPLVELMKILFDVETYRTAMMEFEINMSEMPLGKLSKHNIQKGFEALTEIQRLLTESDPQSSIKENLLVDASNRFFTMIPSVHPHIIRDEDDFKSKVKMLEALQDIEIASRLVGFDTDSTESLDDKYKKLHCDISPLSHDSEDYRLIEKYLNTTHAPTHTEWSLELEEVFALEREGEFDKYAPHREKLGNKMLLWHGSRLTNFVGILNQGLRIAPPEAPATGYMFGKGIYFADLVSKSAQYCYTSKENPVGLMLLSEVALGEIHELTKAKYMDKPPRGKHSTKGLGKKVPQDSEFAKWRDDVTVPCGKPVPSKAKASELMYNEYIVYNTAQVKLQFLLKVRFKHKR from the exons ATGGCGAGCCCAGATAAGCCGTGGAGGGCTGAGTATGCAAAGTCGTCGAGGTCTTCCTGCAAGTCTTGCAAGTCCCCCATCAACAAGGAGACCTTTCGCCTTGGAAAGCTTGTTCAAGCCACTCAATTCGATGGCGTCATGCCC ATGTGGCACCATGCTTCTTGTATACTCAAGAAAACCAAGCAGATTAAATC AGCTGATGATGTTGAAGGCTTAGAATCACTTCGTTGGGAAGATCAGCAAAAGATTAGACAATATGTCGAATCTGGAGCAGGGAATAATACCACAAGCACGAGCACGGCCAGTAGCGGTGGCAATGCCAAGCTAGAATATGGGATTGAAGTGTCACAAACTTCTCGTGCTGGGTGCAGAAAATGCAGCGAGAAAATCTTGAAAGGAGAG GTACGTGTATTCTCTAAGCCTGAAGGCCCGGGTAACAAGGGGTTGATGTGGCACCACGCAAGATGTTTCCTTGAAATGTCTCCCTCTACTGAACTGAAAAGTTTGTCTGGGTGGGGAAGCATACCAGACTCAGATCAAGAAGCTCTTCTTCCCTTGGTGAAGAAAGGTCAGCAAGCAGCCAAAACTG GCACAAAAAGAAGAAATGATTCTGATGACAACGAGAAGTCAAAACAAGCTAAGACTATGTCTGCAAGCGGTGCTTTACAACCTTGTAGCAAAGACAAGGAAATGGAGGCACAAAGTAAGGAACTGTGGAACCTGAAGGATGACCTGAAAAAACATGTTACAACAGCTGAGTTGCGGGAGATGCTTGAAATAAATGAACAAAGTACAAGAGGATCAGAACTTGATCTGCGGGATAAGTG TGCTGATGGCATGATGTTTGGTCCACTCGCTCTCTGCCCTGTTTGCTCTGGTCATGTTTCCTTTTCTGGAGGAATTTACCGATGCAATGGTTACATTTCGGAATGGAGCAAATGTTCTCATGCCACTTCTGATCCAGTCCGCATCAAAGGGAAGTGGAAAATCCCTGAAGAAACAGAAAATCAGTTCCTTGTGAAG TGGAATAAGTCGCAGAAGAGTGTGAAGCCAGAACGTATTTTGAACCCTATATCACCCGCTGGAACATCCCAGGGTCAAGGTTCTAAAGCTGCAGCTGACTCATTAAGGAGCGAAAAGCTGGATGATCTTAGAGTTTCAATTGCCGGATCCTCTAAGGAACGC CAAGCATGGAAGAAGAAAATTGAGGAAGCCGGAGCAGAATTTCATGCTAAAGTTAAAAAAG GTACAAGCTGTTTGGTTGTCTGTGGCCAGACAGATATGGAAGATTCTGAAATGAGAAAGGCAAG GAGGATGAAAGTGGCAGTCGTTAGAGAGGATTATTTGGTTGACTGTTTCAAAAAGCAGAGGAAGCTTCCATTTGACAAGTACAAACTTGAAGATGCTGGTGAGGGCATGGTCACTGTTAAAGTAAAAGGGCGAAGTGCTGTGCATGAGGCATCTGGCCTCCAAGAGCACTGTCACATTCTTGAAGATGGGAACAGTATCTATAACACAACTCTGAGCATGTCTGATCTTTCTACCGGTATCAATAGTTATTACATACTCCAGATTATCCAAGAAGATAAAGGTTCAGATTGCTACGTGTTTCGTAAATGGGGCCGAGTTGGAAATGAAAAGATTGGAGGTAACAAACTGGAGGAGATGGAAAAGTCTGATGCAGTTCATGAATTCAAACGTCTATTTCTTGAAAAGACTGCAAACACATGGGAATCTTGGGAACAAAAAAAGAATTTCCAGAAACAACCTGGAAAATTTCTCCCATTGGACATT GATTATGGAGTAAACAAGCAAGTAGCAAAGAAAGAGCCAGTTCAGACCATTAGCAGCCTTGCTCCTCCATTAGTAGAATTGATGAAGATTCTTTTTGATGTGGAAACATACCG AACTGCTATGATGGAGTTCGAGATAAACATGTCGGAGATGCCACTTGGGAAACTTAGCAAACACAATATACAGAAGG GTTTTGAGGCATTGACAGAGATACAGAGGCTGTTGACTGAAAGCGACCCCCAGTCTTCTATCAAAGAAAACTTGCTTGTTGATGCTAGCAATAGATTTTTTACCATGATCCCTTCAGTTCATCCTCATATTATTCGAGATGAAGATGACTTTAAGTCAAAG GTGAAAATGCTCGAGGCGCTGCAGGACATCGAAATAGCTTCGAGATTAGTTGGCTTTGATACTGATAGCACTGAATCACTGGATGATAAATATAAGAAACTGCATTGCGATATTTCACCACTTTCTCATGATAGTGAGGATTATCGGTTGATTGAGAAGTATCTTAACACAACTCATGCCCCAACACATACG GAGTGGAGCCTTGAACTGGAGGAAGTTTTTGCCCTCGAAAGAGAAGGAGAGTTTGATAAATATGCTCCGCACAGGGAAAAACTTGGCAATAAGATGCTCCTATGGCATG GTTCTCGGTTGACAAACTTTGTTGGAATTCTGAACCAAGGACTGAGAATTGCGCCTCCAGAAGCTCCTGCTACTGGATACATG TTTGGCAAGGGGATTTACTTTGCTGACCTTGTCAGTAAAAGTGCCCAGTACTGCTACACTTCTAAGGAAAACCCGGTGGGTCTAATGCTTCTGAGCGAAGTTGCATTGGGAGAAATACATGAGCTAACAAAAGCCAAG TACATGGATAAACCTCCGAGGGGGAAACACTCGACCAAAGGGCTTGGCAAGAAAGTGCCTCAGGATTCAGAGTTTGCCAAGTGGAGAGATGATGTGACAGTTCCTTGTGGAAAACCTGTTCCATCGAAGGCCAAGGCTTCTGAGCTTATGTACAACGAGTATATCGTCTACAATACTGCCCAG